From Pseudobdellovibrio exovorus JSS, a single genomic window includes:
- a CDS encoding M28 family peptidase: MKKYHFFLVFLASVLAITLSTIEVLAQNTSKPLFIDKPNTLITNSKQLTFVGSRSGEGYFSADGKKMVYQSEREEGNPFYQIFLLDLASGKSSRISTGKGMTTCAWLHPNGKKAMWSSTHLDPKIAEKVKAEYTERAQPVKKRYSWNYDDQYDIFESDLSGKNIKRLTKELGYDAEGSYSPDGKWIAFASNRSFYTDELTAEEKKIAEQDPSYMMEIYIMKSDGSQVKRLTHARGYDGGPFFSADGKKITWRRFTPDGNRAEIYTMNVDGSEQQSVTRLNAMSWAPFYHPSGEYIIFGSSILGYANFELFIVDANGQGIPIRVTFADGFDGLPTFTPDGKKISWTHRNEKGESQIYLADWDHEQALKLVIENRPLNKSALHLSPEISADDTKQIVDYLASEELKGRMTGSEEERLYTDQIVNLFKQWGLVPVFGNSFIQSFEFTSSVIATENNSIEFKGRLEANLKRGEDYQVISYSRSGDFNAAPVVFAGYGIKAPATDKLTAFDSYKNLDVKDKWVILLDHLPIGSNKELNQHLLIYSRPQHKVTVAKNQQAAGVIFVTDVGLKNLKFEGSISENTLPVIKISTKAFNRLLSASDAKVKNYSQLEQSFSTGKLTEGFSLSSQYISAKIGLQQQRSTGRNIVGKILPAVKSKKTPKSVIIGAHGDHLGQGTGIDSSLATATDKSDIHYGADDNASGVSGILELAHYYSLDAQKKQLKKPVYFAVWSGEEIGVLGSAHFTKSWKKQTGRDFNQDFEASLNMDMIGRLRDKLQVQGTGSAKEWAGLSEEVALVTGVPLTLTSDPYLPTDAMSFYLAEIPSISFTTGSHEEYHTPRDTAQTINHSGLVRVIDVVRVFTSKLAHFNSQIVNYAHVSGNSGSGGGGSRNFRIYLGTIPDYSQEGVKGVKISGASKDSPAEKAGLKAGDVIIEFNNINIENLYDYVYALQSAKPDLAVTMGVVRQGKKLELNITPVLKE; encoded by the coding sequence ATGAAAAAATATCACTTCTTTTTGGTTTTTTTAGCCTCTGTTTTAGCCATAACTTTGTCTACAATTGAGGTTTTAGCGCAAAACACTTCAAAGCCTTTATTTATTGATAAGCCAAACACCCTTATTACGAATTCGAAGCAACTGACTTTTGTTGGCAGCCGATCTGGTGAAGGTTATTTCAGTGCAGATGGTAAAAAGATGGTCTATCAATCAGAAAGAGAAGAGGGGAACCCCTTCTATCAGATATTTTTACTAGATTTGGCCAGCGGTAAAAGCTCACGTATTTCGACAGGTAAAGGCATGACAACCTGTGCATGGCTACATCCAAATGGCAAAAAAGCAATGTGGTCTTCGACACACCTTGACCCTAAAATTGCGGAAAAGGTGAAAGCTGAATATACAGAAAGAGCACAACCAGTAAAAAAACGCTATTCATGGAACTATGATGACCAATACGACATTTTTGAATCAGATCTTAGTGGTAAAAACATAAAGCGTTTAACTAAAGAATTGGGATACGATGCTGAAGGCTCTTATTCTCCAGATGGAAAATGGATCGCCTTTGCATCTAATCGCTCTTTTTATACGGATGAACTGACTGCTGAAGAAAAAAAGATTGCAGAACAAGACCCATCTTACATGATGGAAATCTACATTATGAAGTCTGATGGGTCACAGGTTAAAAGACTCACTCATGCTCGTGGATATGATGGAGGTCCGTTCTTCAGTGCTGATGGTAAGAAAATTACATGGAGACGCTTCACTCCGGATGGTAATCGCGCCGAAATTTACACAATGAATGTAGATGGTTCTGAACAGCAGTCAGTGACTCGTTTGAATGCCATGTCGTGGGCGCCATTTTACCACCCATCAGGTGAGTATATCATTTTTGGCTCCTCAATTTTAGGATATGCGAATTTTGAGTTGTTTATCGTAGATGCTAATGGGCAGGGGATACCTATACGTGTGACTTTTGCAGATGGATTTGACGGGCTTCCAACATTTACTCCAGATGGTAAAAAAATATCTTGGACCCATAGAAATGAAAAAGGTGAAAGTCAGATTTACTTGGCAGATTGGGATCACGAACAAGCTTTAAAGTTAGTGATAGAAAATAGACCTCTTAATAAGTCAGCTTTACATTTGTCTCCAGAGATCTCAGCTGACGACACCAAGCAAATCGTAGACTATTTGGCCTCTGAAGAGCTTAAGGGACGCATGACTGGCTCGGAAGAAGAGCGCTTATACACAGATCAAATTGTTAATTTGTTTAAACAATGGGGATTGGTTCCTGTCTTTGGAAACTCTTTTATTCAGAGCTTTGAGTTCACTTCATCAGTTATTGCTACAGAAAATAACTCAATTGAATTCAAAGGACGTTTAGAAGCTAATTTAAAGCGTGGTGAAGATTATCAAGTGATCTCCTATTCACGCTCTGGGGACTTTAATGCGGCTCCAGTCGTATTTGCTGGTTATGGAATTAAAGCTCCTGCGACAGACAAACTAACGGCTTTTGATTCGTATAAAAATCTAGATGTTAAAGATAAGTGGGTGATTCTTTTAGATCATCTGCCTATTGGTTCAAATAAAGAACTCAATCAGCATCTTCTAATCTACTCAAGACCGCAGCACAAAGTGACCGTGGCCAAGAACCAACAGGCCGCTGGTGTTATTTTTGTAACGGATGTCGGATTGAAGAATTTGAAATTCGAAGGAAGTATTTCTGAAAATACTTTACCAGTAATTAAGATCTCAACAAAAGCTTTCAACCGATTGCTCTCAGCCTCTGATGCTAAAGTTAAAAATTATTCTCAGTTAGAACAGTCCTTTTCGACTGGTAAGCTGACGGAAGGCTTTTCTTTAAGCTCGCAGTATATCTCGGCCAAAATTGGGTTACAGCAACAGCGATCAACAGGTCGAAACATTGTCGGAAAAATTCTACCCGCTGTGAAATCTAAAAAAACACCTAAATCAGTTATTATCGGGGCTCACGGCGACCACTTGGGACAAGGTACAGGAATTGATTCCTCTTTAGCGACGGCCACAGATAAGTCGGATATACATTATGGTGCCGATGATAATGCGTCTGGTGTCTCTGGGATTTTAGAGCTTGCACATTATTATTCATTAGATGCACAAAAAAAGCAGCTCAAGAAACCTGTGTACTTTGCGGTTTGGTCAGGTGAAGAAATCGGAGTTTTAGGCTCGGCACATTTTACTAAAAGCTGGAAAAAACAAACAGGGCGGGACTTTAATCAAGATTTTGAAGCGTCATTGAATATGGATATGATTGGTCGCCTTCGCGATAAACTTCAAGTTCAGGGCACTGGTTCGGCAAAAGAATGGGCGGGACTAAGTGAAGAGGTCGCTTTAGTTACGGGCGTGCCTTTAACACTAACTTCTGATCCCTACTTACCAACGGATGCTATGTCGTTCTATTTGGCCGAAATCCCATCGATTTCATTTACAACAGGCTCTCATGAAGAGTATCACACTCCGCGTGATACAGCGCAGACGATTAATCATTCTGGGCTTGTACGAGTCATAGATGTCGTCCGTGTCTTTACTTCAAAGTTAGCACATTTTAATTCTCAAATTGTAAATTACGCCCATGTTTCAGGAAATTCAGGATCTGGTGGTGGCGGTAGTAGAAACTTCCGTATCTACTTGGGTACTATACCTGATTACAGTCAGGAAGGTGTTAAAGGCGTTAAAATTTCTGGGGCTTCTAAAGATTCTCCGGCTGAAAAAGCAGGTTTAAAAGCGGGTGATGTGATCATAGAATTCAACAATATCAATATAGAAAACTTGTATGATTATGTTTATGCTCTTCAGTCAGCTAAGCCGGACCTTGCTGTTACAATGGGCGTTGTTCGCCAAGGCAAAAAGTTAGAGCTCAACATCACGCCGGTTTTAAAAGAGTAA
- a CDS encoding class I SAM-dependent methyltransferase yields MSEEYVLGNDQEELSRLKLQHDLWRDELLKLWDQSSLRDAKKILDLGCGPGYTSLDLLKYNRQQAQMTSIDISDNFINYLNYQLKEEKLDSRGQAKKSFIENLNLEDTDFDAAFCRWLMIFVQNPEKAFQQVYRHLTSGSEFILQEYVSYDSMDLVPDYPSMKPVVDAIFKSWKAQGGDPNRGKHLPSLLEKVGFKVTHLQPVAKFAQPQDPFWQWPDSFYRSFLPRLQKSGYLNEQQVQDFFADWQAAEKSPGSFFVAPTVINIIAKKL; encoded by the coding sequence ATGTCCGAAGAGTATGTTCTAGGTAATGATCAAGAAGAGTTATCTAGACTGAAGCTTCAACACGATCTTTGGCGTGATGAACTATTAAAACTTTGGGATCAAAGCTCTTTGCGGGATGCAAAGAAGATATTAGATCTTGGATGTGGCCCTGGCTACACCAGTTTGGATCTCTTGAAATATAATCGTCAGCAGGCGCAAATGACCTCAATTGATATTTCAGATAACTTTATTAACTATTTGAATTATCAGCTTAAAGAAGAAAAACTCGACTCACGTGGGCAGGCTAAAAAATCCTTTATTGAAAACCTTAACTTAGAAGATACTGATTTCGACGCAGCTTTTTGCCGCTGGCTCATGATCTTTGTTCAAAATCCAGAAAAAGCCTTCCAACAAGTTTATCGCCATTTAACCAGTGGATCTGAGTTTATTCTGCAAGAATATGTCAGCTATGACAGTATGGATCTTGTTCCTGATTATCCATCGATGAAGCCAGTTGTTGATGCCATTTTTAAAAGTTGGAAAGCTCAAGGCGGGGATCCAAATCGGGGAAAACATTTGCCCAGTCTACTGGAAAAAGTAGGTTTTAAGGTCACGCACTTACAGCCCGTGGCCAAGTTTGCACAACCTCAAGACCCATTCTGGCAATGGCCTGATAGTTTCTATCGAAGTTTTTTACCGAGACTTCAAAAGTCAGGTTATTTAAATGAACAGCAAGTTCAAGATTTCTTTGCTGATTGGCAGGCTGCTGAAAAGAGTCCCGGATCTTTTTTTGTAGCTCCGACAGTTATTAATATCATCGCTAAGAAATTGTGA
- a CDS encoding radical SAM/SPASM domain-containing protein, whose translation MFERLYIEISNICNLQCKFCPEVIREKKILAPSDFRKFATQAKPLTKQICLHLMGEPLAHPQFAEIMDICDELGLKIFLTTNGTLLKRHSEKLLNWKSLEQINFSVHSYFANPARLTLQDYLAPILDFCDKSLEKHEKKQTDFYINLRLWNLAKSNQQKDQNLQVFDVLNRHFGIELNENVDIKMNKSKKIQHKLYVHFDTEFIWPDLSQMKRSEQGSCYGLRKQLAIHANGDVVPCCLDKESLLKIGNVYENTLSEVMKSDRAKRIRTGFENGRLVEDLCQKCQYADRFRSQNTQTG comes from the coding sequence ATGTTTGAAAGACTTTACATCGAAATTAGCAATATCTGTAACTTGCAATGTAAGTTCTGTCCGGAAGTTATCCGAGAGAAAAAAATATTGGCTCCATCTGATTTTCGTAAATTTGCTACTCAAGCGAAACCCTTAACCAAACAGATCTGCCTGCATTTAATGGGTGAACCTTTAGCCCATCCTCAGTTCGCTGAAATCATGGATATCTGTGATGAATTAGGTCTTAAGATCTTTTTAACGACCAATGGAACACTTTTAAAACGCCATTCTGAAAAGCTACTGAACTGGAAGTCTCTCGAGCAGATCAATTTTTCAGTACATTCTTATTTTGCCAATCCAGCGCGATTAACCCTTCAGGATTATTTAGCCCCCATATTAGATTTTTGCGATAAATCATTGGAAAAACATGAAAAAAAGCAGACGGATTTCTACATTAATTTGCGACTTTGGAATCTGGCTAAGTCCAATCAGCAAAAAGATCAAAACCTACAAGTCTTTGATGTTTTGAATCGGCATTTCGGTATCGAATTGAACGAAAATGTCGATATTAAGATGAATAAATCGAAGAAAATTCAGCACAAATTATACGTGCACTTCGATACAGAATTTATCTGGCCCGACCTCAGTCAGATGAAACGATCTGAACAGGGAAGTTGCTACGGACTTCGTAAACAGCTCGCCATCCATGCCAACGGCGATGTTGTTCCGTGCTGTTTGGACAAGGAAAGTCTGCTTAAAATCGGCAATGTCTATGAAAATACTCTATCAGAAGTTATGAAATCCGATCGGGCCAAAAGAATTAGAACAGGCTTTGAAAATGGACGACTGGTGGAAGATTTATGTCAAAAATGTCAGTATGCAGACAGGTTTCGAAGTCAAAATACACAGACAGGTTAA